DNA sequence from the Methanofollis formosanus genome:
GCCGTCGCCAGATGGGGGTACGGCGAGGTCTGCACCCCGACCTTCGAGGAGGTGGAACTCTTCACCATACGCTCGGGCGAGAATATCAAGAAAGAGATGTACACCTTCGAGGACAAGGGCGGCCGGCAGATGACCCTCCGCCCCGAGGTGACCGCCTCGGTGGCGCGGATGTACGTCAACGAGGGACGCTCCATCCCCAAGCCCCTCAGGTGGTTCTATGTGGCCGACTGTTTCCGGTACGAGCGGCCGCAGAAGGGACGGTACCGCCAGTTCTGGCAGTTCGGCGTGGAACTGATCGGGGCTGACTCGGCCGCGGCCGACGCCGAGGTGGTGATGGTTGCCGACGACCTTCTCAGGTCGGTGGGCCTTGAGTACGACCTCAAGGTCGGGTTCCTTGCCCCGATGAAGCATCTCCTCGCAGGGATCGAGCCCGGCCTCCAGCGGCAGGTGATGGGGCTCCTGGACAAGCGCGACTTCGAGGGGCTTGCAAACTGTCTCCAGACCTGCGGCCAGGACGAACTCGAAGACGCCCTCACCGGCCTGGTCTCCTGCCGGACTCCCGATGAGGCCTTCGAGATCTGCGGTGATATCCCGGAGAAGGAGCGGATCCAGGAGATCTTCTCCATCCTCGACGGCTCGGAGACCGAGTACACCCTCAACTTCGGGATCGTCAGGGGCCTGGACTATTACACCGGGATGGTCTTCGAGGGCTTTGCCCCCAACCTCGGCGCCGAGAGCCAGGTCGTCGGCGGCGGCAACTACCGTCTGGCCAAACTTTTTGGCGGGGACGACGCCGCCAGCTGCGGGTTTGCCATCGGGTTCGACCGGGTGATGGTCGCCCTCGGCGAGACCCCGATGCCTCGCCCGCCCCTGGTCGCCGTCCTCTCCCAGCCAGGGCTCCAGGCCGCGGCCTTCAGGACCGCCCGCGCCCTGCGGGCGGCTGGGGTCACCGCCGAACTGAACCTGCTCGACCGCGGGATCGGGGCGCAACTCTCCCATGCGGCGAAGACTGCCGACTTCGCCTGTATCATCGGCCAGCGCGAGGCCGAGGCCGGGACCGTCACCCTCAAGGACCTGCACACCGGCGAGCAGCGGGAGATGGGTCTCTCTGAGGTTGTTGCCGGGGTGAAGGGCGTTGGGGATCGCTGAAGACCTGGCCAAACAGCAGCGCAGCATCTCGGTTGCCGAGTTCTTCGAGAAGAACAAGCATCTGCTTGGCTTCGACTCCCCGACCCGCGGGATCATCACCACCATCAAGGAGGCGGTGGACAATGCCCTGGACGCCTGCGAGGAGGCCGAGGTCCTCCCCGACATCTATGTGAGCATCAGGAAGGGCGGGCAGGGTGCGTACCGCGTGGCGGTCGAGGACAACGGGCCGGGGATCGTCCCGGAGAATGTCCCGAACGTCTTTGGCAAACTCCTGTACGGCTCGCGCTTCCACCAGATCCGGCAGAGCCGCGGTCAGCAGGGGATCGGGATCTCGGCCGCGGTGCTGTATGCGCAGCTCACCACCGGGACGCCGGCGGTCGTGACCTCACGGACCTCGGCGAAGGTCCCGGCGCACCGCTTTTCCCTGATGATCAGGACCGAGACGAACGAGCCCCAGGTGCTCGCCCACGAGGAGGTCGTCTGGGACCGGACCCATGGGACCAGGATCGAACTCGAGTTCACCTCCAGCCTCGCGGCCAGAAAACGCCTCCTCGAATATCTCAAATATACCTCGGTCGTCAACCCGCACGCGCGGATCCGGGTGGAGATCGACGGCGAGGCCGAGACTTTCGAGCGGGTCTCGGCCGAAGCGATCCGGCCGCCGCAGTCGATCAAGCCCCACCCGCACGGCACCGAACTCGGTACCCTCAAGCGGATGGCGGCGGCCGATCCCGACCGGCCGCTGGTCGAGTTCCTGGTCGACTCCTTCTCAAAAGTCGGGCAGAAGACGGCGGTCGCCATCGCGGAGGCGGCCGGACTCGCGCCCGAGACCCGGATGGGCACCCTCGGCGCCGCGGAGCTGAAGGCCCTCCATACCGCGATGCAGGAGGTCCATGTCCCGCCGCCGCCGACGAGCGTCTGTCTCTCCCCCATCGGCGAGGAACTCATCGCACGCGGGCTTGAAAAGGAGTTCCAGCTCGACTTTGTCAAGGCCCGCACCAGACCGGCCGCGGTCTTCTCAGGCCACCCCTTCGTGGTCGAGGCGGCGATCGGATACGGGGGCCGCCTTGAGGCCGAGGGTTCGGCGCAGTTGATGCGGTTTGCAAACCGCGTCCCGCTCATCTACCAGCAGGGGGCGTGCGCGATCACCGGGGCGGTGGCCGGGGTGAACTGGAAGAACTACAACCTCTCCCAGTCCGGCCTCCCGACCGGTCCGGTGCTCATCCTCGTGCACGTGGCCTCCACCAACGTCCCCTTCACCTCGGAGAGCAAGGACGCCGTCGCCTCGATCCCCGAGATCGAGCGGGAGGTCACCCTGGTCCTCCAGGAGCTGGGACGTGAACTGAAGGCCTGGATTGCCCGCCGCGAGAGGAACAAGCAGCGCCAGGACCGGGCGCGGGCGGTCTGTGCGGTGATGCCCGCGATCGCCGAGAAAGTCGCGGAGATCGTGGACAAACCGGTCCCCGACATCTCGGCCCTGGAAGGGCGGATCATGCGCAAGGTCGTCGCACGGAAACGGGCCCATGACGGCCGGGTCGTCATCGAGGTGAGAAACCACACCGACCAGGTGGTCGACCTCACAATCTACGACCTCTCCCCCGACGCCGGCGAGGACGCCGTCCCGGCGCCGTCGTTTGCGAGCGGGACCGACGGGGAGTACACCCGCGTCTGGAACTGCAGCCTGCCGGCCGGCGAGCGGTGGCAGGCGGCGTACGCGGGGACGGGCGGCGGGTTCGTCGACCTCAAGGGCGTGGACGACAGGAAAAAAGTGGTCCTTCCGTTTGTGTAGGGGCCGTCTTTCTTTTTTTGACGGCGTCGGTTCAGAGATGAGTCGAGCGTGCGCCCCGGGATTCTGATCGACGTGCCTTCCCACATCCCCGGCGCAAGGGTTGGGGAAGGCGTGATGATCCGACGTGCCGCCCTCATCGCAGACTCTTCACCGCCGCCTCGCGCCGGGGGGCCGACTCGAAGACCTTCGGTCTTCTCGAACTCGCTGTCACTCGTTCCCCCCGAACCCCCCACGGAAAGAGGATGGGCGGGGGCGGCAGATTGCTCGATTTTGGTTCGCTCCCCTGTTGGGAGGAGAGTGATCAAGGTTTTCCCCAGACCCATATTTTTATACCTTCCACGCTCCCCCCACAAGACAATGGACATCCCCTTCCTGATCAAGGACCTGATCCGGACCAGAGACCTCCAGACCTGGGTGAACCGGCGGTTCAAGGACGAGCACCGCGTCCCGGTGGACCACCGCGTATTCAGGACGGTCTCGACCCATGACGGCATGGTGTACATGCTCTCCCCAGAGGTCCGGACGGTCGGCGATGCGGCGGCGCGGTACCGTCTCGCTGAGATCAAGAAAGACGATATCGTCATCGACATCGGGGCCAATGTGGGGGGCTTCTGCATCCCGGCCGCCCGGCGCTCGGCGCATGTCTATGCCGTCGAACCGATGACCGCCGATGAATTGCGCCGGAACATCGCTCTCAACGGTGCCGAAGTCACGGTGATCGAGGCGGCCCTCGGCGACAGGAGCGAAAAGGAGATCGCCTGGGGGGATGAGGTCCGAAGGGTGCCGACGATGACGCTTGATCAGCTCAAGGAGGTCTGCGGCGGGTGCGACGTCCTGAAGTGCCACTGTGAAGGGGCGGAGTGGTCCATCAGGCCCGAAGAACTGGACGGGATCCGCCGGATCGAACTGGCCTATCATCCACAGAAGCAGAGCGGCGTGGACCCTGAGGTGCTGCTTGGATCCATCAGGTCGCACTATGTCGTTGAGTGGGAGGTGGTCGACGGTCATGCCCTCCTCCATGCTCGATTGATGGAGAAATGAATGGATTAATCCGTACCGGGGCGCAAACACTGAGGGTAGAAGAGGCCGGTGACGTGGCGATGAGAGGTCAGGTGGAGACAGAACAGAAGGCTGCAGAACGGCTCTATGCGATCGCGGAGCGGTGGTACGGGCAACTCAGCGAGGGGCAGATCCCCTCCATCGCCCTCCCGACCAGGACCAAGCAGAATATCGAGTACGACGAGGGGAGCGGGGTCTGGAAGTACGGCGACCGCGAGAGTGTGCGGTCGGCCCAGACGGCGAAAGGGGCGGTCCACCTCCTGAAGATGGCATATGTGGTCGGTTTCCTGAAGCAGCAGCTCGCAGAGAACCGTTCCTCCACGTTGAGGGAGATGTACTACATCTCGGAGGGCTGGAAGCAGGCGAAGTTCGCGGCGCAGGATGAGTCCAACAGACTCGTCGAGGATCTGGAGATCCTCACCGACATCCAGCGCGAGGTCTACCACCTCCGCCCCGAGGAGGACGGCGCCTCGCTCTTCGGGCCGATCCGGGTGCGCGAGCAGACCCGACGGGGGATGCGCGAGATCCACTGCCAGGACGACGTCGGCGAGACCGGATACCAGATCCCCAACAACGTCGACGCCCTGGAGTTCGTGGACCATGACGCCAACTTCGTCATCGCCCTGGAGACCGGCGGTATGTATGCGAGGCTCATCGAGAACGGGTTTGACGAAGAGTACGGCGCCGCCCTCGTCCACCTGAAGGGCCAGCCCGCCCGTTCCACCCGCCGGCTCCTCAAACGCATCCACGAGGAGTTCAAGCTCCCGGTGATCGTCTTCACCGACGGCGACCCCTGGTCGTACCGGATCTATGCCTCGGTGGCGTACGGCTCGATCAAGGCGGCGCATATGTCAGAACTGCTCGCCACCCCGCAGGCGCAGTTCGTTGGGGTGCAGCCCTCTGATATCCGGGACTATGACCTGCCTGCCGATCATCTCTCCGACCAGGACGTGGCGGCGCTGAAGGCGGAGCTGACCGATCCCAGGTTTGCGAGTGACTACTGGCGGGAGCAGATCGGGCTGCAGCTGGAGATGGGGTTGAAGGCGGAGCAGCAGGCGTTTGCAAGTCAGGGGTTGGATTTTGTGACGCGGGAGTATTTGCCGGCGCGGTTGAGTGAGATGGGGGTGCTGTAGGGCCTTGGCCGAGCAGCGGGCGCTGATCGGGGTGAAGTATGACGACCCATACGCGGTTGAGGAGACCTTCCAGCTTTTCAAGATCCCGTGGGAATGGTACGATCCGTCGCACGCCTATGACGTGGTCATCGCCCGCAGAGGGGAGGTCGAAACAGCCGGTGCCTTCCTTGTCGACCTCTTGGAGAAGGACTATTTTGCCGAGATCGCACGGATTTTGAACGAAGGTCTCCCCCACTGCCACGAACCGGTGGTCGAGATCCTCATCGACGAACTGCGCCAGGTACTAAAGGAGCACACCCTCCTCGTGGAGATCCCACCGGTGCCCTGGGGCTACTCGTACATCGTCGCACTTACGCATGACGTGGACATCACCTCGGTGCGGGAGCGGCGCTGGGTCTCGGTCGGGTATGCAGTGTATCAGTGCCTGCGGAAGGGCATGGTGAAGGACGCCACGTGTATCCTCGGTGCGAAGTGCGGGATCGGGGAGGATCCCTGGCGTTGCTTTGAGGAGTGGATGCGGCTTGAGGAGGACTTTGGGGTGCGCTCGACCTGGTTCTTCCTGCCTGAGAAGGGAATGGCCGGGGAGGGTGCACCCGCGATCCGGGCTGGGTACTATGACCTCGATCCTGCGTTGATCAAGACGTTGACCGACGGCGGCTGGGAGGTCGGGGTGCATGGACTCGACAACTGGTGGGACGCTGGTGCGGCGCAGGATGAGTTGCGGCGCGTGTCAGACCTCACCGGTGCGGAGGTGGGGACGCGTGTTCACTGGTTGCTCTTTGATGCGGGCTCCTGGAAGAAACTCGATGAGGCAGGGTATGCCTATGACTCGACCTTTGGGTACAACGACGATGTGGGTTTCAGGGCCGGGACGATGCAGCCCTATCGGCCGCGGGGGTGCGAGCGTTTGCTGGAGGTGCCCTTGATCATCCAGGATGGCGGTCTGTTTGGGGGGAAGACCTGGAACTCCTCTGACGATGGAGGACGGGGTGCATGCCTCCGCCTCTCTGAAGAGGAGGCGATGGAGCGGTGCGATGAGGTGCTGGCGTATGCGAAGCAGTATGGTGGGGTCGTCACTCTTCTGTGGCACCAGGTGAGCATGGCGGCGCCGAAGAAGTGGGGGGAGTTTTATCGGGTGCTGGTGGAGAGGGCAATCGCTGATGAGGTGTGGGTGGCGTCGGTTGAGGATGTTACGCGATGGTTTGAGAGAAGACGAAAGATTACACTTTATTTTGACATTCGTGAAAATGGGTTTGTGATCCAGTTGAATGGAGCGGAAGAGGGCAGCGATATGGCGAACCTCAAGATATTTGTCCCTCTACATGGTTCATCCATCCAGAATATCGGTACTGAATATCAACTAGGAAATACCATAGTGAAAATAACCGGCGAAAATGATAAGATGTCGGTGTATCTCCAATGAAATCATCAGGCATATTCCCATCTATCGTTAAGACGATTAAAAAAAATGACAGATTAAATCAAAATCCACTTATACGGACGCTTGCAAGGAATTATTACCGACTCCACAATATTGCTGCGATTTTTTCCTATAAGCGTCTTCCCGCGAGTGTTACGGGAACAGACTGTGTTATCGATCCAGGGGCATATATTGCAGAACGTGGAGTGATAATTGGAAATAACTGCAGAATTGAAGATGCTACGGTTATACTGGAAAATTCTGTTATTGGAGATAACGTTACTATCGAAGCCGGTTCTGTGATAGGGTCGGAAGGTTTTCAATTCCGCCGTTTTCATGATGAGATTACACCTATTGTTCATGCTGGAGGGGTTCGTATTCTCAATGGGGTACATATCGGACCCCGAAGTTGTATAGATAAGGCGACTTTTGGAGGTTTTACCGAGATCGGCGATTATTCATCTGTAGGTGCTGAAACCCATGTTGCACATGATGTTGTCATCGGGGAGAATTGTCAGATCAATCCATCATTGATCTCAGGTCATACACATGTTGGAGACGGTGTTTTTGTTGGCTCCGGTGCTGCTATCTCAAATGCGCTTACAATAGGCAGCCATGCATGGATCGCTCCGGGGGCAGTCGTGACTAAAGATGTGCCGGACGGTTACCGGATAGAACCTGGAAAAACT
Encoded proteins:
- a CDS encoding DNA topoisomerase VI subunit B, encoding MGIAEDLAKQQRSISVAEFFEKNKHLLGFDSPTRGIITTIKEAVDNALDACEEAEVLPDIYVSIRKGGQGAYRVAVEDNGPGIVPENVPNVFGKLLYGSRFHQIRQSRGQQGIGISAAVLYAQLTTGTPAVVTSRTSAKVPAHRFSLMIRTETNEPQVLAHEEVVWDRTHGTRIELEFTSSLAARKRLLEYLKYTSVVNPHARIRVEIDGEAETFERVSAEAIRPPQSIKPHPHGTELGTLKRMAAADPDRPLVEFLVDSFSKVGQKTAVAIAEAAGLAPETRMGTLGAAELKALHTAMQEVHVPPPPTSVCLSPIGEELIARGLEKEFQLDFVKARTRPAAVFSGHPFVVEAAIGYGGRLEAEGSAQLMRFANRVPLIYQQGACAITGAVAGVNWKNYNLSQSGLPTGPVLILVHVASTNVPFTSESKDAVASIPEIEREVTLVLQELGRELKAWIARRERNKQRQDRARAVCAVMPAIAEKVAEIVDKPVPDISALEGRIMRKVVARKRAHDGRVVIEVRNHTDQVVDLTIYDLSPDAGEDAVPAPSFASGTDGEYTRVWNCSLPAGERWQAAYAGTGGGFVDLKGVDDRKKVVLPFV
- a CDS encoding DNA topoisomerase IV subunit A, producing the protein METEQKAAERLYAIAERWYGQLSEGQIPSIALPTRTKQNIEYDEGSGVWKYGDRESVRSAQTAKGAVHLLKMAYVVGFLKQQLAENRSSTLREMYYISEGWKQAKFAAQDESNRLVEDLEILTDIQREVYHLRPEEDGASLFGPIRVREQTRRGMREIHCQDDVGETGYQIPNNVDALEFVDHDANFVIALETGGMYARLIENGFDEEYGAALVHLKGQPARSTRRLLKRIHEEFKLPVIVFTDGDPWSYRIYASVAYGSIKAAHMSELLATPQAQFVGVQPSDIRDYDLPADHLSDQDVAALKAELTDPRFASDYWREQIGLQLEMGLKAEQQAFASQGLDFVTREYLPARLSEMGVL
- the hisS gene encoding histidine--tRNA ligase, which codes for MLQKPRGTRDFLPGEMARRRAAEAKMREAVARWGYGEVCTPTFEEVELFTIRSGENIKKEMYTFEDKGGRQMTLRPEVTASVARMYVNEGRSIPKPLRWFYVADCFRYERPQKGRYRQFWQFGVELIGADSAAADAEVVMVADDLLRSVGLEYDLKVGFLAPMKHLLAGIEPGLQRQVMGLLDKRDFEGLANCLQTCGQDELEDALTGLVSCRTPDEAFEICGDIPEKERIQEIFSILDGSETEYTLNFGIVRGLDYYTGMVFEGFAPNLGAESQVVGGGNYRLAKLFGGDDAASCGFAIGFDRVMVALGETPMPRPPLVAVLSQPGLQAAAFRTARALRAAGVTAELNLLDRGIGAQLSHAAKTADFACIIGQREAEAGTVTLKDLHTGEQREMGLSEVVAGVKGVGDR
- a CDS encoding polysaccharide deacetylase family protein, with the translated sequence MAEQRALIGVKYDDPYAVEETFQLFKIPWEWYDPSHAYDVVIARRGEVETAGAFLVDLLEKDYFAEIARILNEGLPHCHEPVVEILIDELRQVLKEHTLLVEIPPVPWGYSYIVALTHDVDITSVRERRWVSVGYAVYQCLRKGMVKDATCILGAKCGIGEDPWRCFEEWMRLEEDFGVRSTWFFLPEKGMAGEGAPAIRAGYYDLDPALIKTLTDGGWEVGVHGLDNWWDAGAAQDELRRVSDLTGAEVGTRVHWLLFDAGSWKKLDEAGYAYDSTFGYNDDVGFRAGTMQPYRPRGCERLLEVPLIIQDGGLFGGKTWNSSDDGGRGACLRLSEEEAMERCDEVLAYAKQYGGVVTLLWHQVSMAAPKKWGEFYRVLVERAIADEVWVASVEDVTRWFERRRKITLYFDIRENGFVIQLNGAEEGSDMANLKIFVPLHGSSIQNIGTEYQLGNTIVKITGENDKMSVYLQ
- a CDS encoding DapH/DapD/GlmU-related protein, with the translated sequence MKSSGIFPSIVKTIKKNDRLNQNPLIRTLARNYYRLHNIAAIFSYKRLPASVTGTDCVIDPGAYIAERGVIIGNNCRIEDATVILENSVIGDNVTIEAGSVIGSEGFQFRRFHDEITPIVHAGGVRILNGVHIGPRSCIDKATFGGFTEIGDYSSVGAETHVAHDVVIGENCQINPSLISGHTHVGDGVFVGSGAAISNALTIGSHAWIAPGAVVTKDVPDGYRIEPGKTHNRFIKIFCVLGEHPERNETLRYANMKTEVSESSIIHPTAYVADTSVRIGDKCVIGPNVSILEGSVLGRGVKIGPGSVVGGGCCRLCPQGDENISSCPSGGVVIHNYVDIQANTHIDRSTTGKFTEIGEYSKIDNLVHIGADVVIGKRSLIVASSMIGGGTKIGDDVWVGPGTVISNNVTVGDQAYITLGSVITKKVKEGKVMIGDCAIDRRKFFSFIMAEH
- a CDS encoding FkbM family methyltransferase, which codes for MDIPFLIKDLIRTRDLQTWVNRRFKDEHRVPVDHRVFRTVSTHDGMVYMLSPEVRTVGDAAARYRLAEIKKDDIVIDIGANVGGFCIPAARRSAHVYAVEPMTADELRRNIALNGAEVTVIEAALGDRSEKEIAWGDEVRRVPTMTLDQLKEVCGGCDVLKCHCEGAEWSIRPEELDGIRRIELAYHPQKQSGVDPEVLLGSIRSHYVVEWEVVDGHALLHARLMEK